The Gasterosteus aculeatus chromosome 8, fGasAcu3.hap1.1, whole genome shotgun sequence genome has a window encoding:
- the usp1 gene encoding ubiquitin carboxyl-terminal hydrolase 1 — MPVLQGEHVAAAGSPVKKSKLSLKYHQKKETKRVLDFSEPQADEPKAVEQVEPEASGCDQVVPGPSPCPASPGPLLSHEKRERLVPFVGFNNLGNTCYLNCILQVLYYCPGLRQGIKKLYNLSKNDSPKEETDKRDESEVIDEAVPAQMELLGSFNSLITSVEQLQSSFLLNPDSFSEGELATPPRKVLHTLRQLNPMYEGYLQHDAQEVLQCILGYIQEACETIRKEREVERDAEQPEVHLGSSSTASESKTPSEDDGQLSGKRKSDTEVGNAKKKPKSVKQKKSDAEDCKPSTRSKRKSSSDITVNGCGDKEAEEEKGKKLNRAAEQVSDCEGKDEKAPKEKKKRSRLSWLRPSGKQPSIFSKFLSVGKISTVKNQNKPEQEKELSPEQKTSEERSPEENADVKEAAKHDEGLDLMEHLFQGQLLLRTRCLECESFTERREDFQDISVPVLDEEPSSPDDLSEVSPDPKPELKTLKWAIAQFASVERIVGEDKYFCETCHHYTEAERSLLFDKTPEVITIHLKRFSANSLDSDPYAGLSKVNTPLQTPLTLSLEDWCTQSSSAKAQRYQLFAVVMHSGVTISSGHYTAYVRASGLMDEKPGLCDRKETQEEENKEGVQVKEEPPDYDDGEVSFSLSTRRLRSGSLGSSKVGGKKLSEGGVGLLGGQRSRPSSLTEGSKRKKPARGPRSEAGVKKEAGLKKETGGEEDAPKDTLKDTLKDTVKDTVKDAPKDTLKDTLKDTVKDAPKDTLKDTVKDAPKDTLKDTVMDAPKDTQGSNNLLEYEGKWLLFDDSEVRLFEEEDFLRACSPETLSSSTPYLLFYRRMPEAQL, encoded by the exons CGGCTGCGATCAGGTTGTCCCCGGTCCTTCTCCGTGTCCTGCCTCACCTGGTCCCCTCCTGTCACACGAGAAGAGGGAGCGCTTGGTGCCATTTGTGGGTTTCAACAACTTGGGCAACACCTGCTATCTGAACTGTATCTTACAG GTGCTGTACTACTGCCCAGGGCTCCGACAAGGAATAAAGAAACTGTACAACCTGTCTAAAAATGACTCGCCAAAGGAGGAAACTGACAAAAGAGATGAG TCAGAAGTCATCGATGAGGCTGTGCCTGCTCAAATGGAGCTCCTTGGGAGCTTCAACAGTCTCATAACATCAGTGGAGCAGCTGCAGTCCAGCTTCCTGTTAAACCCCGACAGCTTCAGTGAAGGAGAACTTGCTACACCTCCTCGAAAAGTACTCCACACGCTCAG GCAGCTCAACCCCATGTATGAAGGCTATCTTCAGCATGATGCCCAAGAGGTGCTGCAATGCATCCTGGGATATATCCAAGAGGCTTGTGAGACCATCAGGAAGGAgcgagaggtggagagggatgCCGAGCAGCCAGAGGTCCATCTGGGATCCAGCAGCACTGCATCAGAATCCAAAACCCCCTCTGAAGACGACGGCCAACTCAGCGGCAAGAGAAAGAGTGACACCGAGGTGGGAAATGCCAAAAAGAAGCCCAAATCTGTCAAGCAGAAGAAATCTGATGCAGAGGATTGTAAACCCTCCACTCGCTCAAAAAGGAAGTCCTCCAGTGACATCACGGTAAACGGCTGTGGGGAcaaagaggcagaggaagaaaaggggaagaagcTCAACAGGGCGGCGGAACAGGTCAGTGACTGCGAGGGGAAAGATGAAAAAGCccccaaagaaaagaagaagaggtccAGGCTGAGCTGGCTGAGGCCTTCTGGGAAACAACCAAGTATTTTCTCAAAGTTCCTCAGCGTGGGAAAGATCAGCACCGTGAAGAACCAGAACAAACCGGAACAGGAGAAGGAGCTGAGTCCCGAACAGAAGACCAGTGAAGAGAGATCACCTGAAGAAAATGCTGATGTGAAGGAGGCAGCAAAACATGACG AGGGGCTGGACCTGATGGAGCACTTGTTCCAGGgacagctgctgctgaggaCACGCTGTCTGGAGTGCGAGAGCTTCACCGAAAGGAGAGAAGATTTCCAGGACATCAGTGTGCCGGTACTCGACGAGGAGCCCAGCAGCCCGGACGACCTCTCGGAGG TGTCCCCGGATCCCAAACCAGAGCTGAAGACCCTGAAGTGGGCCATCGCTCAGTTTGCTTCGGTGGAGCGCATCGTCGGTGAGGACAAGTACTTCTGTGAGACGTGTCACCATTACACAGAGGCGGAGAGAAGTCTGCTGTTTGACAAAACTCCCGAAGTCATCACCATCCACCTGAAGCGCTTCTCTGCCAACAGTTTAGA CTCGGACCCGTACGCCGGCCTGTCCAAAGTGAACACGCCCCTGCAGACCCCTTTGACCTTGTCTCTGGAGGACTGGTGCACTCAGTCTTCGTCCGCCAAGGCTCAACGCTATCAGCTGTTTGCCGTAGTCATGCACAGCGGCGTCACCATCAGCAGCGGCCACTACACCGCCTACGTCCGTGCGTCCGGCCTGATGGATGAAAAGCCCGGGCTGTGCGACCGCAAAGAaacgcaggaggaggaaaataaagagGGGGTCCAAGTGAAGGAGGAGCCACCGGACTACGACGACGGAGAAGTGTCCTTCAGCCTGAGCACTAGGAGGCTGAGAAGTGGAAGCTTGGGGAGCAGCAAAGTGGGAGGGAAGAAGCTGTCGGAGGGGGGAGTCGGACTCTTGGGAGGCCAGAGGAGTCGGCCTAGCTCCCTGACTGAGGGATCCAAGCGGAAGAAGCCCGCTAGGGGCCCTCGCAGTGAAGCAGGAGTTAAGAAGGAAGCAGGACTTAAGAAGGAaaccggaggagaggaggacgcgCCCAAAGACACACTCAAGGACACACTCAAGGACACGGTCAAGGACACGGTCAAGGACGCGCCCAAGGACACACTCAAGGACACACTCAAGGACACGGTCAAGGACGCGCCCAAGGACACACTCAAGGACACGGTCAAGGACGCGCCCAAGGACACACTCAAGGACACGGTCATGGACGCGCCCAAGGACACGCAGGGTTCGAACAACCTCCTGGAGTACGAGGGCAAATGGCTGCTGTTTGATGACTCTGAGGTGCGTTTGTTCGAGGAGGAGGATTTCCTGCGAGCCTGCTCCCCTGAGACTTTGTCCTCGTCCACGCCGTACCTGCTGTTCTACCGAAGGATGCCCGAAGCACAACTGTAG